The window GGATTGAGGTCTTGTACtgagtgttctggtgccttccTATTAtggccagcattaacttttttttttagcactgtgggatcagactggaccggctggcctttggtccccgcAGGCATGGGTGAACCTTGGGGGCCCGTGATCCTGTCCCCAGTTTATTGGTGTATAGTTGGCGATCAGTGTTGTccacctgtcagtggtcataatgttatggctgatcgttgTATATTTTCCTATGAGCCCAATATTTTAGTAGCATGGGATTATTTAAACCATTACATAATTAACTACAAATGAAAACGAAGTACTACAACAATGCAACAATGTTGATCTTTTGCTGTAGTTAATTAATACAACTTTTGTTGGTTAattaatacaagcatagttggGTGTGTGTTAATTGGTTCAAGGAGCCTAATTGCACCTTTATATAGCCAAACAATTGTGACCACATATTCTTGAGCAGCCTGTTCCGCAATCAGTCTCCgctttaattttataataacgTCCACTtttctggaaaggctttccactagattttgaagCGTGACTGTGGACATTTGTGCTGATTAATCCAAAAGAGCACAAGAGTAATCCAGTGTCAAACGGGTGAGGAAGGCCTGGGTGCATCTGTTGTTTCAGTTCATCCCGAATGTGTTTAGATTATAATAATGACCCTTAGCAAACAGTGTCttcttttacttgtttttttgttttgttttatttttgtaggcATTGCCATGCAGGAACAGGTTTTGGGTTCCAGTAAAGTAAAACTAGAGCTAGAGCATAGCAAGTCATCCTACTGCATACAGGTGTTTACCTCCAGCATTGTGGAGAAAACAAACATATGGGTGTGAAAGTCAGGATTGTGACAACTTATTGTCTTTAACTGCAcatgttatatataaataaataaccaggaCAACCCTCGGTTGGTCATGAGAGCCATGAACAATATAACTACAATTAGTCTCGGTTTACTACAGACAAAGCAGCATATTAGCTAAGTGGCAAGGAAATAAATACGAGATCTGTAGTGCAAAATATGACataataaaaagtttattagaCAAATAAAATGGGTTGATATACCTAAACAACACCTATGACTTTTACAAAAACGCATCCAGGAAATGCTGTCTCTATGTGTATGTCCAGTAATGCACACTTCCGTACTGAATAGTGTAACACCTATACCTACAGCAGTGTGCACGTCTTTGGAACAAGCCATTGGTTCACTTGGACCAAAACACCAGCTAAATTTCACCAAAACGAAGGCGTGTCAGCGCTGACTGATTAACACACATGGCTGAACTACTTGAAAATGGTGTGCgtgtaaatgtacatatatgaaatctatttttttttctcgtaaAGACATACCGAATTTATACGCTGCAGCTCCAAGTGCGCCAAGACCACAGGCACCGAACAGCAGAGACCTAAATAACATGGTAATATCGCGATTACGACACAAAATAAAGGAAGTTGAAAGTTAGGTACGACGCACAATCCCGCCCACTTTTACACTTTGAACCCAATTTATCCAATCGGATACGGGGGCGTGTGCACGTAAACCGTGCCGTCACGCCGTACGCGTGTGCCATATCCTTATAAAGGGGTATAACAGAGATGAAGTGCACTTGGTAGGTGTGATATCATACACTAAGTAGTGGACAGATTTAGGGAGCATGCGCAGTGGTGAGTACAGATTCAAACGACGCTCTCAGGGTAAACCAGCGAccttaattcaaaataaatgtctttaaaatgcTAAAGATAATAGCAATGTTTTGCTATTGCTagataatattaatgttttgttgTCATCTAGTTAGCTTCAATTTATTCATAGTTTCTGCCAGTCTTTCTAAACTAAACTTtctaaactcttttttttttgtctctcgaTTAAAGGTCATTGCGCTTTTGCAATCCGTTTCTTTTTATTCTAGGTTTAGAGAGTTGGAAATGAGCACAAGAAACATTACGCGTTTTTGGGAGTGGGGAAGGAAGATAGTCTGCGTGGGGCGCAATTACGCAGAACACGCCAAAGAGCTGAAGAACGAGCTGCCCACTGAGCCCGTGCTCTTCCTCAAGCCGCCCACCGCGTACGTGAAGGAGGGCAGTCCGATCCTGGTGCCTCACTACTCCTCCAACCTGCACCATGAGGTGGAGCTCGGCGTAGTGGTGGGCAGAGCGGGCAGAGAGATCCCGCAGATCTCCGCCATGGAGCATGTCGCCGGATACGCGCTGTGTCTGGACATGACCGCGCGGGACGCTCAGGACAAGTGCAAAGCCAAAGGGCTGCCCTGGACTCTCGCCAAAGCCTTCGACACGTCCTGTCCCGTGAGCGACTTCATCCCGAAAGAGCGGATCCCGGATCCAGCCGCTGTGGAGCTGTGGCTCGAGGTGAACGCCGAGACGCGGCAGAGAGGCAGCACGGCGCAGATGATCTTCTCCGTGCCCTACCTGATCAGCTACATCAGCAGGGTCATGGCGTTAGAGGAAGGAGATCTCATACTGACCGGGACTCCCAAAGGAGTCGGAGCCGTGCACGAGCACGATGAGCTTCAGGCCGGTATCGAGGGTGTCATCAGCATGACGTTTAAAGTCGGCAGACAGGCCTCAGGACACAGCTGACACGAGTCCAGTCATCTCATCGTCGATGCTTTCGCTTTATCTCACAATTCGTGTTGATTAAAATGATGATGAATATACACTGATCATTATAACATCATTACCACTTGCCTGTTAAGTAGGTCCCCACAGTAAAGACCCATGTGTTCTGACCCCTTTCTATTGGAaccatataattttgattcatacacattcacatttcatacaaacttaaataatacttaaaaaaacttaaaaaatagtCAATTGTTCAAggctctatacaaataaaattcgattgaatttaattaaccttggccgcccatgaccctgttgctagttcaccggttttcctttctgcacaagagctgcagttttggccTTACTCTAACCCAGTTGTCCAGCCATTACAATCTGGTCCTTCTCACACTCGCTACATTTTCAATTTCTTTTGAAAACTATTTTTTAGAGGTTAGGAGGTTAGGACATCTAACATCACTAGCATTACCTTTTCTGGTCAGGATATCCCGTTGTCATCATCTGTTATTAAAATGGACTCTCTTTTGACGTATGAGGCTCATAGTAAACATCTGTGTAAGACATCTTTCTTTCACCTCAGGAACATTGCTAAACTGCGTCCAGAATTTACATTTGCAGATGCGGAAAATTAGTCCGTGCGTTTGGCTCCTCCAGGCTGGACTTCTGCAATGCACTCCTCAAAAAGCCTTTAAAAGCCGCTTTTTGCCCTGCACCACCTAGACTATGGAATGCTCTTCTAGAGTATCAGAGGATGCCACAGACTGTTGATGATTTTAAATCTGGTTTTaaaatttatctttttatcaaAGCTTTTGGGTTAAAATAATTTGAGACTTtaagatttgttttaaatacaaagtgcattataaataaaatgtattattattattattattattattacaatggCAGCTGTAAGTGAAAGgggtatattaggcagcaagtgaaccttcTTTTCCTGAAATacatgtgttggaagcagaaaagaTGGGCAAGCATAAGCAATTGAGTGACTTGACaaaggccaaattgtgatggctagaggactgcAGAACTGCAGTTCTTGTAGGATGTTCCTGGCCTGCACCAGGTCAGGACCAGTAATCCAAGAAACGAAAACCGATGAACTGGCGACAAAGTCATGGGTGGTGaaggcttactgatgcacatgagAAGCGAAGTCTGAACCGTGTAGTCAGATCCTATTGAAGTGCTAGACCTGATCAAACTgatgaaaaagttaatgctggttgtgaaaggtgtcagaaaacacagtgcatcactattATGGTGGCAAAAGAGGGGACCTACTCATGACCTTAGACCTATGGCTGATCGATGAAAACTAAATAGCCAAAAGTTCATGGACACCTATTCATCACACCAGGAAGTTATTGTTATTCTTTCAACTGTTCGCATTGAGACCAGCACTTGGAAGCATACAGTTGTATAGGATGCCTTTGTATGCTGTACCATTTAGTTCCATTCACTGGAACTAAAAGGCCCAAACCTGTTTCAGCATGTCAGTGCTCATATTCACAATGCAAGCTCTAAGAAGATGCGATTTTCCAAGGTTGGTGCAGAAGAACTTAAGTGTCCTGCACAGGGCCGTAACCTCAACCCCAGTGGACACCTTAGGGATAAACTGGATCATCAGCTGCACCCCTGATCTCCTCACCCGACCTTACTTAATGCGTTGTTTCTGAATAAGCACAAATCTCTAcagcaacatttaaaaattatgaGTTGTTATAACTACAAGAGGCTGTCCACAAACTTTCGGCTATATTGGGTATGAGTAAATATGCAATCAAAgtaaaaaagttcaatatttACGTTATAAATTATCTgtagatttaaatatattacagcCTGTTAAGTACAAGCTGCAATTGTAAAACATATCACAAAGTGCTTTATTTGCACACTTAAAGAAAAGTGCTACAATGTTCCACAATACTGTTATCTTACAATAATGTTAATTTGGTTCTATTATAGAACACAATCTAGATTACTGTAATTAAATtcacagtaaggcattacatcTTGATGTTATAACGAAGTACTAAAGCTCAATGAAGTCATTCCTGAATAAGAGATAATTAAAGTAAACAGAAATATACAAATCATTATTGAATGCTTGTTGAAATGTTGACTCTATGACTGATCTATCTCACTTATTGTGTTTAGATTGAAAGGGCCATTAAGGACAAATTAATAGACATAGTAATTCATAATGAATCATTTATTCCTTAATTATAGGGttaaggggcctggagcctatcccaggagactttgggcacaaggtcgtttacaccctggacagggtgccaaccaATCGCagagtgcacacacatacacacacacacaaacagactaTAGGCAATTTGAGAATACCAATTACCTTATCTGCatgaccgtgggaggaaaccagaatacctggagaaaacccatcaagcatgaggagcacatgcaaactccacacacacagacgcaagACAGGTCTCGAACCCTTAAAGTGAAGTACTACGCCAGCATGCCGTCATGCGcacacagtctcacacacacaaagtgtatattaatatataccGAATGTGagcttaaacatttttatatattttaaattattcttttttaacaaacatttcAAGTTTAATCTccacaaattatttttgtttgattcCATGATAAATGggttgtatataatatataaatgataaataacttATATACGTTATTTTATGATAATTAAATTGCCATGGCTGTAAACAAGGTGACTGCCTGTGAGCTGATAACCAGCTAAACTCATGAATGCCTATTCTTTACATAATCTCTAAACTAAATTATTTGGATTTACACAACATTGATGCAGCACTTATGCCATGTAATGGTAACTGATGAGTAATTTCTTATTGAATTGCAGGAATATGTTATTTTCACCAATATGGTTAGCAGGTTTTCGAGGATGTGTCGCATTTTCTAAATGAATACTGTACGACATAAACATGGAGTTGGATTTTAGGTGGCAAAAGTAAGTGATCAAAGCAAAACCATCAACTATAcaacataaaacatataaatagaCTGAAAAGACATCAATGCTCGACCTTTTCTGGCTTTAAACTGAACAAGGAACCTAATGCAGAAGTAAAATTCATCTACACTACAGTGtaaattacagtatgtagtcaGTGGTCTCAGAATTTGTTTTAGGTGTGTCATAGTTGTGGATAACAGAAAATACtgttatccatgttttataaggTACATTACATACATATGTACAATTGTGAacacagtaatatatatatgggtTGAACTTAAATGTCTCTGGATATTTGGATTCTGTGAAGATGTTATGTATGTCCACATGAGGGCAGAACAGTGCAGTCAACGTTTGCATGACTCGAGTGAGTCTTGAGGCCACTGAACAAAATCCTCTGGAAGTCTGACTGTTTAACAGCATTGACAGTCATTAAGATATATTGGTTGACCATTGATTTCCAAGCATTTTAAACTGAAGCCAGCTTTTTAGATTCATACTGGATATCTTTTGTCCGATCCAATAGTTTAGCATTTTTGGCCTTTTGGCCTCAGCTGTCTTTGCTTCATAAATATTTTCATctcaatatttaatttaatccaaGGGCATTAGTGGTGGGAATAGTTTCTTAATGCTTTAGGAATCCATCTGTTCCTTGGCCTAAGCCAAAGACCCTGAGGCAAATTGTTTGTTGAAATGCCATGtataaaaagaatgaaataaaataaatctaagcCTTATGTCATTTCACCAAGCCAATATTTATGTTCTCTTGCTTTCTTCCATGTTGTATTGCCTAGATCATCTCCTACAGGTTCGGTTAAACTTCTCCCATCTGTTCTGTCTCCAAGCTTCATGCAAGTGATGCCATGATGATATTACACAGCTTTCATAATGAAGTCTTCCTGTTGACCCTGACACTCTAAAGGGATCTGATTTTTATCAtggattaaaaatatattcattCAAGTAcgaatctcactcactcattgtctataccactttatcctgtaggACTGTGGGACAAAACTAAAGTACCCGGAGGAGTATGCACAGGTAAAAGATGCAAACTTCCTGCACACAGTagcgggatttgaacccagacccGGGagctgcaaggcgacagtgcaaaccactaagccTCCATGCTGCCCTCAAATGAGAATCTGCATAACAAATGTGCAATAAATGGTGATGAGAGTGTAATCTGATTCACTGTTCTTTCAGCATAGCTTTATCTATTATTTGACATCTTGCAATctctatttattttcatatttgatATTGAATCAGCAGTATTTAGGGGCTTGGAGTTATAGAGACCTTTAATTGTTCAACACTTGGTGAGTATGATGGTGGTGTTTGTGGTGTATACTTATGCTAAAGCTTCATATCATCATAAGTATCTGGCAGGTGCTATTTCCTACTGTTACACTGATACGGGTAGATCTAGGGTACATTTACAGTTCAGTGGTCATGATGGCAGGATTATGATTGCAGCATACATACCGAGAGGTCTGGGGTTAATCTCCTGATCTCATTGTCTACAGCTTATCCTTTCAATAAGAGCATTTACAGTGGCTTGTATAAATTAGACCCTCTTAAACTTTTTACATGTTGTAATGTAACAATCTGGAATGgaatgatgctaccaccaccatgctttactgtgAGATTGGTGTCCTGAGAGTTATGTTGGTTAGTGCTGAGTTTTCCCCGTATATAGTCATGCATGCTAAGGCCAAAAAGTTCAAGAACCTTTTTGAGTCTGCAACATGTTTTTTGGAAAACCTAAAATTGCATTTCATAAAATTCACCACTCGTCCATAACTCAGTGTTTGTGTTATGTCTGTTCTGTCAACAGCTTCCTCCATCCTAGGTGTAGATCTCTCCAGCTCTTTTACAGTTACTACTGGTCTCTTGGCTGGTCCTCTGACTAATGACTTCCTTACCTATCACTGACATTTTACAGGATGGTCTCCAGAAGAAAAGTCAGTGCTGGCCAGCAtttgtttcacttttttaaatgtatatatatatatatatatatatataaactttcaAAATCCTGAGCATTATATCCATTTTAAATGGATATAATGCTCTGCAGGATTTtgaaagtttatatatatatatatatatatatatatatatatatatatatatatatatatatatatatatatatatatatagtttaaattttaagagctttGTTCTCATTTAGTCCCTTTGATCACAAATTAAGAGGTCTATTAGAGGAAACCTAATTGGGCTGTTCACAATCTCATTaagcatgtttatttaatatccaaattacattacaataacAAAATGTAATGATTTTTTCTGCTTAGGGTTTCTAAGTGATGTAAAACTTGACCAAAAAATCTTTCTaaccttttgtaaaataaacctGTAAATCCTTTGTTATAAAAGAGTGTAAATTGTAGATTTCATGTAGAGTCATGAAGAGTGGGACATTTCCAAAGGAACTGATTTAGCTGTACAATGAAAGTAGGATTCTGAGATGCATACTTTTGACATATTTTGGTGATCAAAGAACCCCGTGAATATGCATACCGAAGACGTTGGCAAAAAAGTAGACGTGGATACCTCTAAGTCTAGCCCtttttattaatgatttctGCTGGtgcaataatttttaaatatacatcaaacagaataaaaactaTTAAGGAAAAACTATTTGTTTGCTGTAAACATGACCCTGATCGGATCAGTTTCAAGTTAATT of the Clarias gariepinus isolate MV-2021 ecotype Netherlands chromosome 16, CGAR_prim_01v2, whole genome shotgun sequence genome contains:
- the fahd1 gene encoding acylpyruvase FAHD1, mitochondrial, with protein sequence MSTRNITRFWEWGRKIVCVGRNYAEHAKELKNELPTEPVLFLKPPTAYVKEGSPILVPHYSSNLHHEVELGVVVGRAGREIPQISAMEHVAGYALCLDMTARDAQDKCKAKGLPWTLAKAFDTSCPVSDFIPKERIPDPAAVELWLEVNAETRQRGSTAQMIFSVPYLISYISRVMALEEGDLILTGTPKGVGAVHEHDELQAGIEGVISMTFKVGRQASGHS